A region of Candidatus Roizmanbacteria bacterium DNA encodes the following proteins:
- a CDS encoding GDP-mannose 4,6-dehydratase yields the protein MAKSALITGILGQDGPYLAKLLLEKGYKVYGLIRRYSNPSFENLDYVGVTKDVNFVEGDLTDESSLINVIKNIRPDEVYNLAAQSFVGSSWEQAKLTTEVNAIGVLYLLNALKFFSPTARFYQASTSEMFGLSNDDGFQGEETQFHPRSPYGVSKVYAYWMTVNFRESYNMFTCNGILFNHESPIRGIQFVTRKITDGVAQIKLGLADELRLGNMDSSRDWGFAGDYVEAMHLMLQQETPDDYVVATGNTHTVREFVEAAFKSAGIENWEQYVKTDPRFQRPAEVPHLRGKVDKAKNKLGWEPKVSFEGLVDMMVKADIQRYEKKIAQK from the coding sequence ATGGCAAAATCAGCACTTATTACAGGAATACTTGGACAGGACGGTCCGTACTTAGCAAAATTATTGCTTGAAAAAGGGTACAAAGTATACGGTCTTATCAGACGGTACTCCAATCCTTCATTCGAGAATCTTGACTACGTCGGCGTCACCAAAGATGTCAATTTTGTCGAGGGTGATCTGACTGATGAATCATCCCTTATCAATGTCATAAAAAATATCCGTCCTGACGAGGTGTACAACCTTGCGGCTCAGTCATTTGTCGGTTCTTCATGGGAGCAGGCCAAGCTCACAACAGAAGTCAATGCAATCGGAGTTCTGTATCTGTTGAATGCTCTCAAATTTTTCTCTCCGACTGCCCGATTTTATCAGGCTTCAACGTCCGAAATGTTCGGATTATCAAATGATGACGGCTTTCAGGGAGAAGAGACCCAGTTTCATCCCCGCAGTCCGTACGGCGTATCAAAGGTATACGCTTATTGGATGACCGTGAACTTCCGTGAGTCATACAATATGTTTACCTGCAACGGTATACTCTTTAATCATGAATCTCCGATTCGGGGTATTCAATTCGTCACGAGAAAAATCACTGACGGCGTCGCTCAGATCAAGCTCGGTCTTGCTGATGAGCTCAGACTCGGAAATATGGATTCCAGCCGTGACTGGGGTTTTGCCGGAGATTATGTCGAGGCTATGCATCTCATGCTCCAGCAGGAAACACCGGATGATTATGTCGTTGCAACAGGAAATACTCACACCGTTCGTGAATTTGTCGAAGCCGCTTTCAAATCAGCAGGTATTGAGAATTGGGAGCAATATGTAAAAACTGATCCCCGTTTCCAGAGACCGGCCGAAGTACCGCATCTTCGCGGAAAAGTTGACAAAGCCAAAAACAAGCTCGGTTGGGAACCCAAAGTCTCATTTGAGGGACTGGTTGATATGATGGTGAAAGCCGATATCCAACGGTACGAGAAGAAGATCGCACAGAAATAA
- a CDS encoding class I SAM-dependent methyltransferase, which yields MKSYELEYNREMTAPHNADRDLGSQQHQLASMQYDLRITNLARFLYSKIKSTFAVIPDTHNVIPSEVEGSLHVGRDDDKCPTLLDVGAGNGLFLKFFKTKGFQVAGYELEKELVANMKKDPVLKGDMIEQGDITKLKGKEEYDVVIASDVIEHIKDDVRAIQGLWSFVKPGGMLLITVPGHSAIYGKRDEMWGHFRRYDQKVLLERIDKGISSFVIPDSDRESRNNSGMDPRVKPEDDRNYEIAFATQWNVVGFFVYAFYEKVLHKSINEKMRYSNSIPSRFVRFVLDSILKFEEAIGGVPLGLTQVVGVRKKN from the coding sequence ATGAAATCGTATGAACTTGAGTATAATAGAGAAATGACCGCACCTCATAATGCCGATCGAGATCTCGGATCTCAACAACATCAGCTTGCTTCCATGCAATATGACCTCAGAATTACGAATCTTGCACGGTTTTTGTATTCGAAAATTAAAAGTACATTTGCTGTCATTCCCGATACGCATAATGTCATCCCGAGCGAAGTCGAGGGATCCCTCCACGTTGGTCGGGATGACGATAAATGTCCTACTCTTCTTGATGTCGGTGCGGGGAACGGATTATTTCTCAAATTTTTCAAGACAAAAGGATTTCAGGTCGCAGGATATGAACTTGAAAAGGAACTGGTCGCGAATATGAAAAAAGATCCTGTATTGAAAGGAGATATGATCGAACAAGGCGATATTACCAAGCTCAAAGGAAAAGAAGAGTATGATGTGGTGATCGCATCGGATGTCATCGAACACATCAAAGATGATGTTCGGGCAATCCAGGGTTTGTGGTCATTTGTCAAACCCGGCGGTATGCTTCTTATCACGGTACCGGGACATTCAGCGATTTACGGCAAACGGGATGAGATGTGGGGTCATTTTCGAAGATATGATCAGAAGGTGCTATTGGAGAGGATTGATAAAGGAATCAGTTCATTTGTCATTCCCGACTCCGATCGGGAATCCAGGAATAATTCAGGAATGGATCCCCGGGTCAAGCCCGAGGATGACAGGAATTATGAAATTGCTTTTGCCACGCAATGGAATGTCGTCGGGTTCTTTGTCTATGCTTTTTATGAAAAAGTCCTGCATAAATCGATCAATGAAAAAATGCGCTATAGCAATTCAATTCCGAGTCGATTTGTACGCTTTGTGCTTGACTCAATTCTGAAATTTGAAGAAGCAATCGGAGGTGTTCCGTTAGGACTTACTCAGGTTGTCGGAGTCAGGAAGAAGAACTAA
- a CDS encoding glycosyltransferase family 2 protein, whose translation MKQTITAIIPAKNEEKNIERCIKSLSWCDKVQVLWMGEDKTGKIAESLGAEVVERNKKAESDFVAVQENINWAIKNATTDWILRIDADEAVTPELQQEIETVLTTDNSLQPNNLPTAYGVPRKQYFMGEFLTGGDWAYDRLVRLFRTDAAKYDPIVEVHEQFKITGNIGYLQHALEHYSHPTLKDAIHKFNIYTSMEAKHLQVSRFTALMKMIFLPPYIFLRWMIWHKGFKDGTRGVIAGFLRGWYDFLVYAKYLQLVLLPDSDNLSKS comes from the coding sequence ATGAAACAAACGATTACCGCGATAATTCCGGCGAAAAATGAAGAGAAAAATATTGAACGCTGTATCAAAAGCTTGAGCTGGTGTGATAAGGTACAGGTTTTGTGGATGGGGGAGGATAAAACCGGTAAAATTGCAGAATCTCTCGGCGCGGAGGTAGTTGAGCGCAACAAGAAAGCTGAATCTGATTTTGTAGCGGTTCAGGAAAATATCAACTGGGCAATAAAAAATGCAACAACTGACTGGATTCTGCGAATAGATGCTGATGAAGCGGTCACGCCAGAACTCCAGCAAGAAATTGAAACGGTTCTTACTACTGACAACAGCCTACAACCTAACAACCTTCCCACCGCCTACGGTGTGCCGAGAAAACAGTATTTTATGGGGGAATTCCTGACCGGAGGGGACTGGGCATATGATAGACTGGTACGCTTATTTCGAACAGACGCTGCAAAATACGATCCGATTGTTGAAGTCCATGAACAGTTTAAAATCACCGGGAATATCGGTTATCTGCAGCACGCATTAGAACATTACTCCCATCCCACTTTGAAAGATGCCATACATAAATTCAACATTTATACCAGCATGGAGGCGAAGCACCTTCAGGTTTCAAGATTTACGGCACTTATGAAAATGATATTCCTGCCGCCATATATTTTCCTGAGATGGATGATATGGCACAAAGGCTTCAAGGACGGTACAAGGGGAGTGATCGCCGGTTTTTTGAGAGGATGGTATGATTTTCTGGTTTATGCAAAATATTTGCAGTTAGTTCTTCTTCCTGACTCCGACAACCTGAGTAAGTCCTAA
- a CDS encoding glycosyltransferase family 39 protein — protein MKINKYVLIGGLILTGLLIMQLHNVFYHPPERGFDATGHMAYITYVQRIHAIPTAAEDWEFYQPPLYYLLASLMPNLVLVKFLGILAYFSILTAAYMLYKHYFKGLETTLLGVLVVATFPVLLYMSLSIGNEFFSTALITISLVYYLLHRKLTDKQTIILGILLAASLASKATSLVLIAAIGIDQLLLNKTWHKKLIPLTVLMITTIGLGGGYYIRNYMIYQNPLITPDKLPELFFFKQQIVERNFHFFTTLQGFLTLDLFQSHHYSFLSGTYFSWFYDAHNVIIPVQEFSKAGALLILLSIPIFVYILVGFVLTMKAFKEKDRILVIYTIMLLGSYVAYNIHLPYYSTVKGSFIMSMAVPLGYFFLRAWQKYQIKPPYMYGYLFIYTVLLIKNLWILDWWY, from the coding sequence ATGAAAATAAATAAGTATGTCCTGATAGGAGGGCTCATTCTTACAGGCCTTCTTATCATGCAGCTTCATAATGTTTTTTACCACCCTCCGGAAAGAGGTTTTGATGCGACGGGACATATGGCATATATCACTTATGTCCAACGGATTCACGCAATACCCACAGCAGCGGAGGACTGGGAATTCTATCAACCGCCTCTTTACTATCTTCTGGCATCACTCATGCCGAATCTTGTTTTAGTCAAATTCCTCGGTATTTTGGCTTACTTTAGTATATTGACGGCGGCATACATGCTCTATAAACATTACTTCAAAGGGCTGGAAACTACTTTGCTTGGCGTTCTTGTAGTCGCAACCTTCCCTGTACTTCTGTACATGTCACTTTCTATTGGAAACGAGTTTTTTTCGACAGCACTAATAACCATAAGCCTTGTCTATTATCTTCTTCACAGAAAACTGACCGATAAGCAAACAATAATCTTAGGGATCCTACTGGCTGCATCTCTGGCCTCAAAAGCAACCTCCTTAGTCCTTATTGCGGCAATAGGCATCGATCAGTTGCTGCTTAATAAAACATGGCATAAAAAACTGATTCCGCTTACGGTACTCATGATTACTACCATCGGTCTGGGTGGAGGATATTACATACGAAACTACATGATATATCAGAACCCCCTCATCACACCTGACAAACTTCCTGAGTTGTTCTTTTTTAAACAACAAATTGTTGAGCGTAACTTCCATTTTTTTACAACACTTCAGGGTTTTCTAACACTGGATCTATTCCAATCCCATCACTATTCATTTCTTTCGGGGACCTATTTTTCCTGGTTTTATGACGCACACAATGTCATAATCCCTGTGCAGGAATTTTCAAAAGCCGGAGCCTTGCTCATATTGCTTTCTATTCCTATATTCGTATATATCCTTGTAGGATTTGTACTGACTATGAAAGCATTTAAAGAAAAAGACAGAATTCTTGTGATTTATACGATTATGCTCCTCGGAAGTTATGTAGCCTACAACATTCATTTGCCTTACTACTCAACAGTAAAAGGATCTTTTATCATGAGTATGGCAGTTCCTTTGGGCTATTTCTTCTTGAGGGCCTGGCAAAAATATCAAATCAAACCGCCATATATGTATGGATATCTTTTTATATACACAGTCCTATTGATTAAAAATCTGTGGATTCTGGATTGGTGGTACTGA
- a CDS encoding glycosyltransferase family 39 protein, whose translation MKFIKQNKLVVLFFVAVALLRLWKVPEFFSFNFDEEYQASMAWEQVKDFHPIWIGVSASNIEYYLGPGFTYLNAFLFKLSNGDPVILAWFSSILGLVTAGSIYYTVRDLFGKKPALISMTIYGASAFLNFFDRRFWNPTPIPIITIWLIYSLIKGHKDSRWYLLTMALYAAFYHVHLSLMLFVPIIAAVLFFDRKKIQLKKWLSMAGIFYTITLPLLVFDFVHNFDNMLGPIKYLFDKSSGAQATTMATINAHVQSMLNALGKIWFMKPGTTIQDEHCLSSHCSISEPPWILVLASLILLGLFIRTAIQKKDRKHIVLLSGILTYAGVFTFYSGYAAEYFLLAWYVMLSIAFGIVLSKLPTKLYLPILAVFVIANGVLMYSSKQEQYGLLTRKQLVKEIIPHIGDKPFELETYGTDPRRYHSYGGWRFLFKVYGETPERSFADESFGWIYPDELTGEKPVYRVVVTDTIQYKSEEKPTYSVKRGAYYGYVYENK comes from the coding sequence GTGAAATTCATAAAACAGAACAAACTGGTTGTTCTTTTTTTCGTTGCCGTTGCACTTCTTCGTCTTTGGAAAGTTCCCGAATTTTTCAGTTTCAACTTTGATGAAGAATACCAGGCAAGTATGGCATGGGAACAGGTAAAAGACTTTCATCCCATCTGGATTGGTGTCAGTGCCTCAAACATTGAGTATTATCTCGGCCCGGGATTTACCTATCTCAATGCATTTCTTTTCAAGCTCTCAAACGGAGATCCCGTCATACTGGCCTGGTTTTCATCGATACTCGGTCTTGTCACAGCAGGGAGTATTTACTACACAGTCAGAGATCTGTTCGGGAAAAAACCTGCATTGATTTCTATGACAATCTACGGTGCATCAGCATTTCTGAACTTTTTTGACCGCCGTTTCTGGAATCCCACTCCGATTCCGATCATCACGATCTGGCTTATTTACAGTCTGATAAAAGGACATAAGGACAGCCGTTGGTATTTGCTGACAATGGCACTGTATGCGGCTTTTTACCATGTGCACCTATCGCTCATGCTGTTTGTGCCGATTATTGCTGCCGTTTTATTTTTTGACAGGAAAAAGATTCAATTGAAAAAATGGCTAAGTATGGCGGGTATTTTTTATACGATAACTCTTCCGCTTCTTGTCTTTGATTTCGTCCACAACTTTGACAATATGCTCGGTCCTATCAAGTATTTATTTGACAAGTCTAGCGGGGCACAGGCGACCACGATGGCGACAATCAATGCGCATGTTCAGAGCATGCTGAACGCGTTAGGCAAAATCTGGTTTATGAAACCGGGAACGACTATTCAGGACGAACACTGTCTGAGTTCTCATTGTTCTATCTCCGAACCTCCGTGGATACTGGTTTTGGCATCTCTGATACTTCTTGGGCTTTTTATCCGAACTGCAATACAGAAAAAAGATCGTAAGCATATCGTTCTTTTGTCAGGAATCCTAACGTATGCCGGTGTTTTTACGTTTTATTCAGGATATGCTGCCGAATATTTTCTACTGGCCTGGTACGTAATGCTGAGTATTGCATTCGGGATCGTCCTTTCGAAGCTTCCGACGAAACTATACTTACCGATTCTGGCTGTTTTTGTCATCGCGAATGGGGTGCTTATGTATTCCTCGAAACAGGAACAGTACGGCCTTCTTACCCGCAAGCAATTGGTGAAGGAAATCATACCGCATATCGGAGATAAGCCGTTTGAGCTCGAGACATATGGGACAGATCCGCGAAGATATCACTCCTATGGTGGCTGGAGATTTTTATTCAAAGTATACGGTGAGACTCCGGAGAGAAGCTTCGCCGATGAATCATTCGGCTGGATTTATCCTGATGAATTAACAGGGGAAAAACCGGTATATCGTGTCGTTGTCACTGACACGATACAATACAAATCTGAGGAAAAACCGACATATTCAGTTAAAAGAGGAGCGTACTACGGGTATGTTTATGAAAATAAATAA
- a CDS encoding glycosyltransferase family 39 protein → MIAKIRTFIRTHKIFLILFVGIAILRLSFVPELFFFGIDEEYQSFLGWSIVKDFHLKWIGLSAADTGFYVGPGLVYLHALLLFFSHGDPISLAYAAAIIGVLTTVAIYFVTKTVFGEKPALIAITLYGLSSFMNIYDRKFWNPTFAPLISVLMFYSLFKAFKNERWWIAVAFLLGVIVHIHASLFVYFLIVPVMILAYKKSAKSKLKLSTLIISAVTFLTIYSPLIVYDLNKNFENLKTPLRLLARGGSGEGGLQFDLLSNTLSQALTTQTNLFSLLILVFLSITAIFVVYRQRNKYEYVLLFVLTTIYLLLFLIFPGKILDYYLLGVIPFVMIFIAIVFERLRWIFLVPIMVIYGYLNVSSFYQYPQSFGLKAKKEFVQKVSPYLEDKSFYLDTKGEYLYHGGWRYLFKMYGETPAASRADEMFGWIYPDELSQNKAEYTVVLFERSEYPVGPNALQVIRSGNYTASIYVNE, encoded by the coding sequence ATGATTGCAAAGATCCGCACATTCATTAGAACCCATAAAATATTTCTGATTTTATTTGTAGGAATTGCAATCTTACGATTATCTTTTGTTCCCGAACTCTTTTTTTTCGGGATCGATGAAGAGTATCAATCTTTTTTAGGTTGGTCTATCGTCAAAGATTTTCACCTGAAATGGATCGGACTTTCTGCTGCAGATACCGGATTTTATGTCGGTCCCGGTCTTGTGTATCTTCATGCATTACTCCTTTTTTTTTCGCACGGTGATCCGATCTCTCTGGCATATGCAGCCGCAATTATTGGGGTATTAACAACAGTTGCAATCTACTTTGTGACAAAAACTGTCTTCGGAGAGAAACCGGCTCTTATTGCTATAACACTGTATGGACTTTCATCTTTTATGAACATCTATGACCGGAAATTCTGGAATCCCACGTTTGCACCGCTTATATCGGTACTGATGTTTTACTCGCTTTTTAAAGCGTTTAAAAATGAACGATGGTGGATTGCTGTGGCATTTCTTCTTGGTGTCATTGTACATATTCACGCTTCGCTGTTTGTGTATTTTTTGATCGTCCCGGTCATGATACTCGCCTACAAAAAAAGTGCCAAGAGCAAACTCAAGCTCAGTACTCTGATTATCTCCGCCGTAACTTTCCTGACTATCTATTCACCGCTTATCGTCTATGATCTGAATAAGAATTTTGAAAATCTGAAAACACCGCTGAGACTTCTTGCCAGAGGAGGGAGCGGGGAAGGAGGACTACAATTTGACCTTCTCAGTAATACCCTCTCACAAGCGCTGACTACGCAAACAAATTTATTTTCTCTATTGATCCTTGTTTTTCTGTCAATTACAGCAATATTTGTTGTCTATCGACAACGGAACAAATATGAGTATGTGTTACTTTTTGTCCTAACAACAATATATTTGCTGCTGTTTTTGATATTCCCTGGCAAAATACTTGATTATTATTTACTCGGTGTCATCCCGTTTGTGATGATTTTCATAGCGATTGTTTTTGAACGATTGCGCTGGATTTTCCTTGTCCCGATAATGGTAATCTATGGTTATCTCAATGTATCTTCTTTTTACCAATACCCTCAAAGCTTCGGATTGAAAGCAAAAAAAGAATTTGTACAGAAAGTCTCCCCGTACCTGGAGGACAAATCATTCTACCTGGATACGAAAGGGGAGTATCTCTATCACGGCGGCTGGAGATACCTTTTCAAGATGTACGGAGAGACTCCTGCAGCAAGCCGGGCCGATGAGATGTTCGGGTGGATTTACCCTGATGAGTTATCTCAGAATAAAGCAGAGTATACAGTTGTACTATTCGAGCGATCGGAATACCCTGTCGGACCGAACGCATTACAAGTCATCCGCTCGGGAAATTATACGGCGTCAATCTATGTCAATGAATAA
- a CDS encoding glycosyltransferase family 2 protein has protein sequence MADAKTTPDFEEKISVVIPTFNRPNLALTAAKTIRKFHPDAEITIVDQQGGANIDEAEVQKLHIKLINLQVENTSVAKNRGIKESSGDVIFFFDDDIEITKDTIPAQMKEYSDLKVVGTCGRVLNDHEQIPENTDVRTGTTNWLGTRFVQQFWSTTKQEIDFPYGCNMSFRSDILEKVKGFDERFPKIFEEIDLGKRAKKYGKLSFVPEALAYHHKAKSGGTRTDMKNKMRMIYRNYGLYIAKHVLFPVSLLTLALRTRTVLHEAPFAVKDLYKGYISYFFS, from the coding sequence ATGGCAGATGCAAAAACAACTCCTGACTTCGAAGAAAAAATAAGCGTTGTGATACCGACCTTTAACCGCCCGAACCTGGCACTTACTGCGGCTAAAACAATCAGGAAATTTCATCCTGATGCGGAAATCACAATCGTAGATCAGCAGGGTGGAGCAAACATCGATGAAGCTGAGGTACAAAAATTGCATATCAAACTCATCAATCTCCAGGTCGAAAATACGTCAGTTGCAAAAAACAGAGGAATAAAAGAGTCTTCGGGGGATGTCATTTTCTTTTTTGATGATGATATCGAGATCACCAAAGATACGATACCGGCACAGATGAAAGAATATAGTGATCTGAAGGTCGTGGGCACCTGTGGAAGAGTACTCAATGATCATGAGCAAATACCGGAAAATACCGATGTCAGGACCGGAACAACGAACTGGCTGGGAACCCGATTTGTACAGCAATTCTGGAGCACTACAAAGCAGGAAATCGATTTTCCGTACGGATGCAATATGTCGTTCCGCAGCGACATTCTGGAAAAAGTGAAAGGATTTGATGAACGCTTTCCGAAGATCTTTGAAGAAATAGATCTGGGAAAACGGGCCAAAAAATACGGGAAACTCTCTTTCGTACCTGAAGCTCTGGCTTATCACCACAAAGCAAAAAGCGGAGGAACACGAACTGACATGAAGAACAAAATGCGGATGATCTACAGAAATTACGGTTTATATATCGCCAAGCATGTCCTGTTTCCGGTCTCGCTTTTGACACTTGCTCTTCGGACCCGGACGGTACTTCATGAAGCGCCGTTTGCAGTCAAAGATCTTTATAAAGGATACATTTCATATTTCTTTTCGTAA
- a CDS encoding glycosyltransferase family 39 protein — protein MKSKYLPYLMLTGIIVLGFLFRLRGISADHSFWADESYIASISRDIAQGKTAITDLFSIVGASYQPLQVIVMSVSFFIFGVSEWAARIPSVIFGTVGIFLAYLVGKNFSNKAGGLLSAFLYSFAELNLAYATQARSYAALTAIILAIVYCLQLLSQKNLQRKKQILLHVGVVVLSFVAWLFHIVASLFFVIYGGFIIIHYRKSLFSFAKKHLIWTALGILGILLFVYVSQAYQHLLNLNSSKVNNVTYLRELFARQYLFLVLPALFGLLLSYKKYIGAVFGIGLWGMALLFLWTFFKPSHNIRYILPLFPVLYVFFGVFWARAGEKMFNKQSGLICGIIALILLTGGYKISRKPAVYYSPNADLYADVQNANYKDAFAFIEKKYPNYQDMIIFNDIIDAQRWYLTEKPNADAYFAKHANPPRPHVVNNVMEYGTLKDFLKEQSKHEKGLLIVEDWESILPEDIKQYAKKNMKLEYRVESLEVSPTDKWPIEIYSWGMEE, from the coding sequence ATGAAATCAAAATATCTTCCTTATCTCATGCTTACAGGAATCATCGTTCTCGGTTTTTTATTCAGACTTCGTGGGATCTCAGCAGATCATTCCTTTTGGGCTGATGAATCATATATCGCAAGTATTTCCCGCGATATTGCTCAAGGTAAAACAGCAATTACTGATCTGTTTTCTATAGTAGGAGCATCATATCAACCACTTCAAGTGATCGTGATGTCAGTATCATTTTTCATATTTGGAGTTTCTGAATGGGCAGCCCGAATTCCTTCGGTCATCTTCGGAACCGTCGGCATATTTTTGGCATATCTTGTCGGAAAGAACTTTTCAAACAAAGCAGGCGGTCTTCTTTCCGCATTCTTGTACTCGTTTGCAGAACTCAATCTGGCATATGCTACACAGGCACGTTCATATGCAGCGCTGACTGCCATCATCCTTGCAATCGTATACTGTCTTCAGCTATTATCCCAAAAGAATCTTCAGAGAAAAAAGCAAATATTACTACACGTCGGAGTAGTAGTTTTGTCATTTGTCGCCTGGCTTTTTCATATCGTTGCATCTTTGTTTTTTGTAATTTACGGCGGATTTATCATCATTCATTACCGAAAATCCCTGTTTTCGTTTGCAAAGAAGCATCTTATATGGACTGCTCTGGGGATACTGGGAATTCTTCTTTTTGTTTATGTCTCTCAAGCCTATCAGCATCTACTTAATCTCAACTCTTCAAAAGTCAACAATGTCACATACTTACGGGAGCTTTTTGCCAGACAGTATCTGTTTCTTGTCCTACCGGCTTTGTTTGGGTTACTCCTCTCATATAAAAAATACATTGGAGCAGTATTCGGAATTGGGTTGTGGGGGATGGCTCTATTATTTTTATGGACTTTTTTTAAACCCTCTCACAACATACGATATATTCTTCCGCTTTTCCCGGTACTCTATGTGTTTTTCGGAGTATTTTGGGCAAGAGCCGGGGAAAAGATGTTTAATAAACAAAGCGGTCTCATCTGCGGAATTATCGCTCTCATACTTCTCACTGGCGGATACAAAATCTCCAGGAAACCTGCTGTCTACTACAGTCCGAATGCGGACCTCTACGCCGATGTCCAAAATGCCAACTACAAAGACGCTTTTGCATTCATCGAAAAAAAATATCCGAATTATCAGGACATGATAATTTTCAATGATATCATCGACGCACAGAGATGGTACCTGACTGAAAAACCGAATGCCGATGCTTACTTTGCCAAACACGCAAATCCGCCGCGTCCTCACGTTGTGAATAACGTCATGGAGTACGGAACTCTCAAAGACTTTCTCAAGGAACAATCAAAACATGAAAAAGGACTTCTCATCGTCGAGGACTGGGAGAGTATCCTGCCCGAAGACATCAAGCAATACGCCAAGAAAAATATGAAACTTGAGTATCGGGTCGAAAGTCTTGAGGTTTCTCCGACTGACAAATGGCCGATTGAGATTTACAGTTGGGGGATGGAGGAGTAA
- a CDS encoding glucose-1-phosphate cytidylyltransferase has translation MKTIILCGGTGTRLKEETEFKPKPMVFIGNKPILWHIMKIYAAAGFNEFILALGYKADYIKDFFLNQKAFTADFTLHTKDHQTTYYLENRKEIDNFTITFVDTGIDTQPGERVLRCQDYIPKEDKYFMLNYGDGVSDVDVKKIVDFHKKQKTLGTITGVHPRSKFGVVKVNNNGIVQKFDEKPITSEWINAGFMVFNREALKYFRPGELEHPALRRLAREKKLSLYPHEGFWYCMDTYKEVEELNEMWESDSPPWKIW, from the coding sequence ATGAAAACTATTATACTCTGCGGCGGAACGGGAACTCGACTGAAAGAAGAAACTGAGTTTAAACCGAAACCGATGGTTTTCATTGGGAACAAACCGATCCTCTGGCATATTATGAAAATATATGCAGCAGCAGGATTCAATGAGTTTATTCTTGCGCTCGGATACAAAGCTGACTACATCAAGGATTTTTTTCTCAATCAGAAGGCATTTACTGCTGACTTTACTCTTCATACGAAAGATCATCAAACTACGTACTACCTGGAAAATCGAAAGGAAATTGACAATTTTACTATTACGTTTGTTGATACAGGAATCGACACTCAGCCGGGAGAGCGTGTCCTTCGATGCCAGGATTATATTCCGAAAGAAGATAAATATTTTATGTTGAATTACGGAGATGGAGTGTCAGATGTAGATGTAAAAAAGATTGTTGATTTTCATAAAAAACAAAAAACTCTAGGGACGATAACAGGTGTCCATCCCAGATCAAAGTTCGGTGTTGTCAAGGTAAATAATAACGGGATTGTACAGAAATTTGATGAAAAACCAATTACTTCAGAATGGATAAATGCGGGGTTTATGGTTTTCAACCGTGAAGCTCTGAAGTATTTCCGACCAGGAGAGCTTGAACACCCAGCACTTCGAAGACTTGCACGAGAAAAGAAGTTATCGCTGTATCCTCATGAGGGATTTTGGTACTGTATGGATACCTATAAGGAAGTTGAAGAGTTAAACGAAATGTGGGAAAGTGATTCTCCCCCGTGGAAAATCTGGTAA